One Sporomusaceae bacterium ACPt DNA window includes the following coding sequences:
- the carD_6 gene encoding Caffeyl-CoA reductase-Etf complex subunit CarD: MEIVVCVKQVPDTTEVKIDPQTNTLIRQGVPSIVNPFDKNAVEAALQLKEKHGGKVTVISMGPPQAKDALKECLAMGADEAFLVSDRAFGGADTLATSYTLAAAIRKLGQVDLIICGKQAIDGDTAQVGPEIAEHLNLPQVTYVSKIEIEAGKVRVEREHEEGYEIIEAQLPLVVTVVKSINEPRYPTVKGTMKANRKQIPVWTVNDLAVEPEKLGLKGSPTQVRRIFTPKQRTQGEIIQKDTAREAVAALIEKLTEAKIV, from the coding sequence ATGGAAATAGTCGTCTGTGTCAAACAGGTGCCTGATACTACTGAAGTTAAGATTGATCCCCAGACAAATACTCTGATCCGCCAAGGCGTACCCAGTATTGTCAACCCGTTTGACAAAAATGCGGTAGAGGCTGCATTGCAACTCAAGGAAAAGCACGGCGGCAAGGTCACTGTCATCAGCATGGGCCCGCCGCAGGCCAAAGATGCCCTGAAAGAATGCCTGGCCATGGGCGCGGATGAGGCGTTCCTGGTCAGTGACCGCGCCTTCGGCGGCGCCGACACACTTGCCACCAGCTATACGCTGGCTGCCGCTATCCGTAAACTGGGGCAGGTAGATTTGATTATTTGCGGCAAACAGGCTATCGATGGAGATACAGCTCAGGTAGGACCGGAAATCGCCGAACATCTTAACCTGCCGCAAGTAACCTATGTTTCTAAAATCGAAATCGAAGCCGGTAAGGTCCGGGTAGAACGTGAGCATGAGGAAGGCTATGAGATCATTGAGGCGCAATTGCCGCTTGTGGTTACGGTAGTAAAATCCATCAATGAACCACGTTATCCGACCGTAAAAGGCACGATGAAGGCGAATCGTAAGCAAATACCGGTTTGGACGGTTAATGATCTTGCTGTTGAACCGGAAAAACTGGGCCTTAAGGGTTCGCCGACCCAGGTCCGCCGTATTTTTACCCCTAAGCAGCGTACCCAGGGGGAAATCATTCAGAAAGACACCGCCAGGGAAGCAGTTGCTGCGCTTATCGAAAAACTAACTGAAGCTAAGATTGTGTGA
- a CDS encoding Acyl-CoA dehydrogenase, short-chain specific, which yields MQFELTEEQKMVVKMVREYAEKEIAPSVAERDEKEEYCRGFYDALGELGLTGIFFPEQYGGSGGDYVSYILASEELARVDDAVAAGYSASVSLCAWPIYQYGTEEQKQKYLVPLAEGTKLGAFGLTEPNAGTDAASQQTVAVLNGDHYVLNGSKIFITNGGDAETYVVFAMTDKSKGVKGISAFILEKGMPGFTFGKKEHKMGIRTSQTMELIFQDVKVPKENLLGKEGEGFKIAMSTLDGGRIGVAAQALGIAQAALDHAVKYSKERVQFGKPIASNQAIAFMLADMATKIDAARLLTYRAAYLKDKGLPHSKEAAMAKMYASDVAMAVTTDAVQIFGGYGYSREYPVERLMRNAKITQIYEGTNQVQRMVISGALLR from the coding sequence GTGCAGTTTGAGCTTACCGAAGAACAAAAAATGGTAGTAAAAATGGTCCGTGAATATGCTGAAAAAGAAATTGCGCCAAGTGTCGCGGAACGGGATGAAAAAGAAGAATACTGCCGGGGATTTTACGACGCTCTTGGTGAACTGGGTTTGACCGGTATTTTCTTCCCGGAACAGTATGGTGGCTCTGGTGGCGATTATGTGAGTTATATCCTGGCAAGTGAAGAACTTGCCAGGGTCGATGACGCCGTAGCAGCCGGCTATTCGGCATCGGTATCATTGTGCGCCTGGCCGATTTATCAATATGGCACTGAAGAACAAAAACAAAAATACCTGGTGCCGCTGGCAGAAGGAACAAAACTGGGCGCTTTCGGCCTGACTGAACCGAATGCCGGCACAGATGCCGCTTCGCAACAGACGGTAGCCGTATTGAATGGTGACCACTATGTGCTTAACGGTAGTAAGATTTTTATTACCAATGGCGGCGATGCCGAGACGTATGTTGTCTTTGCCATGACCGACAAATCCAAAGGTGTAAAAGGCATCTCAGCCTTCATTTTGGAAAAAGGTATGCCTGGCTTTACGTTTGGTAAAAAAGAACACAAAATGGGTATCCGTACGTCCCAGACGATGGAACTCATCTTCCAGGATGTCAAAGTTCCTAAAGAAAATCTGCTTGGCAAAGAAGGCGAAGGCTTCAAAATTGCCATGAGCACTTTGGACGGCGGCCGGATCGGGGTTGCGGCGCAGGCTCTTGGCATTGCCCAAGCAGCGCTTGATCATGCGGTTAAATATTCCAAGGAACGGGTACAATTTGGCAAGCCGATTGCCAGTAACCAAGCTATCGCTTTTATGCTGGCTGATATGGCGACTAAAATCGATGCCGCCCGCTTGCTTACTTATCGTGCCGCTTACCTTAAAGATAAGGGCTTACCGCATTCCAAAGAAGCGGCCATGGCCAAAATGTATGCGTCAGATGTCGCAATGGCAGTGACTACCGACGCCGTACAAATTTTCGGCGGCTATGGTTATTCGCGCGAATACCCCGTGGAACGCCTGATGCGCAATGCTAAGATTACTCAGATTTACGAAGGAACCAATCAGGTTCAGCGCATGGTTATTTCCGGCGCTCTCTTGCGGTAG
- the ilvD_9 gene encoding Dihydroxy-acid dehydratase, with translation MKQKCQDARNLWAQVDALRMGMNWSEEDIEKPHILIDDVFGESHPGSFHLDVLSEEAAIGVYESGGKPAKHHVTDICDGWGQGHDGMNYILASREAIADMVEIHASVIPWDGMILISSCDKAGPAHLIAAARMDIPTIHIPGGSMRIGPDTGTSGLAGPLSAKSKKGQVTKAEMRNYKLTGCPSCGACQFMGTASTMQCMSEALGMALPGNALMPSTFAEIRRTARRAGRQVLRLAEQGITASKILTKEAFENAIKVHAAIGGSTNALIHLPAIAHELGIEIDPGMFDKYSREIPYLTNVQPSGKYVTELLWFAGGIPMVQWYIKDYLNLDVMTVTGRTLGENLEQLHEEGFFDRCRDHLKTYNVPAEEILRPVAKAKQYGSIAILKGNIAPDGAVIKYSAVVPSMHHHIGPAAVFNSEEDAQKAIITGKIKPGDIVFIRYEGPKGSGMPEMFMTTDAIVFDETLNGTVALVTDGRFSGASRGPCVGHVSPEAVEGGPIALVEDNDLIEIDIPGRKLNIIGVAGEKKTPEEITKILADRKEKWQLPERKPRKGILKKYTENAVSAMAGAYMK, from the coding sequence ATGAAACAGAAATGTCAAGACGCCCGCAATCTTTGGGCTCAGGTAGATGCCCTGCGCATGGGGATGAACTGGTCGGAAGAGGATATCGAAAAACCTCATATTTTGATTGATGATGTATTCGGGGAAAGCCATCCCGGCAGTTTTCACCTGGATGTGCTTAGTGAAGAAGCTGCTATCGGCGTTTACGAAAGCGGCGGTAAACCGGCAAAACATCATGTAACCGATATTTGTGACGGCTGGGGCCAGGGCCATGACGGCATGAACTATATTTTGGCGTCACGGGAAGCCATTGCCGATATGGTGGAAATACACGCCTCGGTTATTCCCTGGGACGGGATGATCCTCATCTCGAGCTGTGACAAAGCCGGTCCTGCTCATCTTATCGCCGCGGCCCGTATGGATATCCCTACCATTCATATTCCCGGCGGCTCGATGCGGATTGGTCCTGATACAGGCACTTCCGGTTTAGCCGGTCCGTTGTCGGCTAAATCGAAAAAAGGCCAAGTTACCAAGGCGGAGATGCGTAACTATAAACTTACCGGCTGTCCGTCCTGTGGCGCCTGTCAGTTTATGGGAACTGCCAGCACCATGCAATGTATGTCGGAAGCGCTGGGAATGGCGCTTCCAGGAAATGCCCTGATGCCGTCAACTTTTGCCGAAATCCGCCGTACCGCCCGGCGTGCGGGCAGACAAGTCCTGCGACTGGCCGAGCAAGGGATTACAGCGTCAAAGATACTCACAAAAGAGGCGTTTGAGAATGCCATAAAGGTCCACGCTGCTATCGGCGGCAGCACCAATGCCTTGATCCACTTACCGGCCATTGCCCATGAATTGGGAATCGAGATTGACCCGGGAATGTTTGATAAATACAGCCGGGAAATTCCTTATCTGACCAATGTACAGCCAAGCGGCAAGTATGTAACCGAATTGCTCTGGTTTGCCGGCGGTATTCCTATGGTTCAATGGTATATTAAGGATTATTTGAATTTGGATGTTATGACAGTAACAGGCCGCACGCTAGGGGAAAACCTGGAACAACTGCACGAGGAAGGATTCTTTGACCGTTGCCGTGACCATTTAAAAACCTATAACGTGCCGGCGGAAGAAATACTTAGACCGGTCGCAAAGGCCAAACAATACGGTTCCATTGCCATTCTGAAAGGAAATATTGCGCCGGACGGTGCGGTAATCAAATATTCGGCCGTGGTTCCTTCCATGCACCACCATATTGGACCGGCAGCTGTCTTTAACAGCGAGGAAGATGCCCAGAAAGCCATTATTACCGGCAAGATAAAACCAGGCGATATCGTGTTTATCCGTTATGAAGGGCCCAAAGGTTCAGGTATGCCGGAAATGTTTATGACCACTGACGCTATTGTATTTGATGAAACTTTAAATGGCACGGTTGCCTTGGTAACTGACGGGCGTTTCTCGGGAGCCAGCCGTGGCCCCTGTGTTGGCCATGTTTCCCCGGAAGCTGTTGAAGGGGGCCCCATTGCGTTAGTCGAAGATAATGATCTCATTGAAATCGACATACCAGGCCGCAAGTTAAATATTATTGGTGTGGCCGGTGAAAAGAAAACACCTGAAGAAATTACCAAAATACTTGCTGACAGAAAAGAAAAATGGCAGTTGCCTGAACGTAAACCGAGAAAGGGTATATTGAAGAAATACACCGAAAACGCTGTGTCAGCTATGGCCGGCGCTTATATGAAATAA
- the garL_1 gene encoding 5-keto-4-deoxy-D-glucarate aldolase, producing MLLKDRLKNGEQVFGPFVNLCHPAVLEIAGLAGFDFAIIDTEHGELSSDRAVDMVRAAKLAGVSPVVRVYGNQPELIAKALDIGAEGVQVPQIGSKAEALAAVKAAKFSPEGARGCNRYVRAAGYSARDKFSYFGNSNKETAVILQVEGKEGIDNLPEILTVEGIDVLFIGPYDLSASLGIPGQVDHPALVEEMQKNMKLASEAGVAIGFFVDDVETAVKWKKWGIQYISLAADVGLLYQAFSNTVKAFKEA from the coding sequence ATGCTGTTAAAAGACAGACTCAAAAACGGGGAACAGGTTTTCGGACCCTTTGTCAACCTTTGTCACCCGGCCGTCCTTGAAATTGCGGGTTTAGCGGGATTTGATTTTGCCATCATTGATACAGAACATGGGGAATTGTCGTCTGACCGTGCTGTTGATATGGTGCGGGCTGCCAAGCTTGCGGGCGTAAGTCCGGTAGTCAGGGTTTACGGTAACCAGCCGGAACTTATTGCCAAAGCTCTGGACATTGGGGCAGAAGGAGTGCAAGTTCCTCAGATCGGCAGCAAAGCCGAGGCATTAGCGGCTGTTAAAGCAGCCAAGTTTTCACCCGAGGGGGCACGGGGCTGCAACCGGTATGTCAGAGCGGCAGGTTACTCTGCCCGCGACAAATTCTCCTATTTTGGCAACTCAAATAAGGAAACTGCCGTAATTCTTCAAGTTGAAGGCAAGGAAGGGATTGATAACTTACCCGAGATTCTTACAGTGGAAGGAATTGATGTACTGTTTATTGGTCCGTATGACCTTTCGGCTTCTTTAGGTATCCCCGGGCAAGTTGATCATCCGGCTCTCGTGGAAGAGATGCAGAAAAACATGAAATTAGCGAGCGAGGCCGGCGTAGCCATTGGTTTTTTTGTTGATGATGTGGAAACTGCGGTCAAGTGGAAAAAGTGGGGGATTCAATATATTTCCCTTGCCGCCGATGTCGGATTGTTGTACCAGGCCTTCAGCAATACTGTAAAAGCTTTTAAAGAAGCATAG